A window of the Nitrospiraceae bacterium genome harbors these coding sequences:
- a CDS encoding CBS domain-containing protein: MIHLSERRKAMNITSTIVRCVVTINENRSVFEAAKLMTEEFIGALVVTNSTGIRGLLTERDMIKNVVGKGKDPEKVKIKDTITLKPLKVSPSVDANHCLNLMKEHHCRHLLVYDGEEFVGIVSVRDLVVLLLEEKEELIRQLEKYITS; the protein is encoded by the coding sequence ATGATCCACCTGAGTGAGAGGAGGAAAGCCATGAATATTACCTCAACCATCGTCAGGTGTGTGGTTACGATCAATGAGAACCGATCGGTATTCGAGGCAGCCAAACTCATGACCGAGGAGTTTATTGGGGCACTCGTTGTGACCAATTCGACAGGAATCCGGGGACTGTTGACCGAACGCGACATGATTAAAAATGTCGTAGGGAAAGGAAAAGATCCCGAGAAGGTCAAAATTAAAGATACGATCACTCTCAAGCCTTTAAAGGTCAGTCCATCGGTCGATGCGAACCACTGCTTGAATCTGATGAAGGAACACCATTGCCGACATCTTTTGGTCTACGATGGTGAAGAGTTTGTCGGGATCGTCTCAGTCCGGGATCTGGTCGTGCTGTTGCTTGAGGAGAAGGAAGAACTGATTCGGCAACTTGAGAAGTATATCACCTCATAG